The genomic stretch ATCTCGTCGAGGCCATCGCGGCCGTGGACGACGAGAGCGCGACGGACCCCAAGGTTCGACAGGACCCGGGCTATGGTTTCGACGAGATCCCCGCTGAACACCCCGACCACCTGGCACTGCGCCGAGGCCGGGTTTGTGAGCGGGCCGAGGATATTGAATATAGTGGGGATCCCCAGCTCCCTTCTGGGGCCTATCGCATGCTTCATTGCGGTATGAAGGTGAGGGGCGAAGAGAAACCCGAAGCCGGTCTCGTCCATGCACAGCCCCACCTCCTCGGGGGAGAGATTGATATTGATGCCCAGGGCCTCCAGGACGTCAGCGCTACCGCTCATGCTCGAAACGGATCTGTTGCCATGTTTGGCGACGGGCACGCCACCGCCCGCCACGACAAAGGCAGCGGCCGTAGATATATTAAAGGTCCGCGCCCCATCCCCACCGGTGCCGCACGTATCTATGACCACCGGGTGCCTCGTCCTGACCCTCACGGCCTTCGACCTCATGGCCCGGGCTGAGCCCGTTATCTCGTCGCAGGTTTCGCCCTTCACCTTGAGGGCGGTGAGATATCCTGCTATCTGGGCAGGCGTGGCAAGCCCGCCCATTATCTCATTCATGGCGGCCTCCGCCTCATCAACTGAGAGGCCCTGCCTGGATACAGCCTTGGCGATGAATTCCTTGATCATGCCGATCCCTCCAAATTCCAAATTCTATACCAACTTTTATAAAGTCCGCCTATGAAGTCCGCCGACTCTTCCCGGCGGCGATGGCGGCGATATCAGTAGTCACTACACCCTGCGCCCGGCACAGCCGGTCTATATAGCAGCCGGGCTGCAGTCGTCGCACTGGGATATGAAGTTTCGGAGGATTGTCTTGCCGGCCGGCGTGAGGACCGATTCGGGGTGAAACTGCACCCCCTCGACAGGATATACCCTGTGACGCACCCCCATGATGGTCCCGTCCTCCGACCTGGCCGTCACCTTCAAGCAGGACGGAAGGGAATCTTCGTCGATCACCAGGGAGTGGTACCGCCCACCGACCAGGGGGTTGCTTATCCCCCTGTAAATGCCGAGCCCATCGTGGGTTATGACGGACGTCTTGCCGTGCATCAACGCCGGGGCCCTCTTGATCCTGGCCGAATAGGCCCTTCCGATAGCCTGGTGGCCGAGGCACACCCCGAGGATGGGCACGGAGCCGGCAAACTCGCGAACGAGTTCAACGGATATGCCCGCCTCATCGGGTGTGCCGGGGCCCGGGGAGATGATGATGGCCTCAGGCC from Bacillota bacterium encodes the following:
- the trpD gene encoding anthranilate phosphoribosyltransferase, with amino-acid sequence MIKEFIAKAVSRQGLSVDEAEAAMNEIMGGLATPAQIAGYLTALKVKGETCDEITGSARAMRSKAVRVRTRHPVVIDTCGTGGDGARTFNISTAAAFVVAGGGVPVAKHGNRSVSSMSGSADVLEALGININLSPEEVGLCMDETGFGFLFAPHLHTAMKHAIGPRRELGIPTIFNILGPLTNPASAQCQVVGVFSGDLVETIARVLSNLGVRRALVVHGRDGLDEISISAETKVAHLADGDIRTYHIRPEDFDLPRASLDDVRGGTPSENAAIIIDILRGARGPRRDIVLLNSAAAFVAAGAAGDIRDGIGLARESIDSGRAMEKVEEVKGFTRLRCALQAQRA
- a CDS encoding aminodeoxychorismate/anthranilate synthase component II; translated protein: MILVIDNYDSFTYNLVQYLAEMGRQVTVFRNDAISLSGVKELGPEAIIISPGPGTPDEAGISVELVREFAGSVPILGVCLGHQAIGRAYSARIKRAPALMHGKTSVITHDGLGIYRGISNPLVGGRYHSLVIDEDSLPSCLKVTARSEDGTIMGVRHRVYPVEGVQFHPESVLTPAGKTILRNFISQCDDCSPAAI